The sequence ATTATACTAAGTATGCTTTTTAAGAAGCTTAGTTGGTATACTTTTTATCACATGGGTACAATGTTTTTCCCTGTTACAAATGATTCCTAATtcacttttttttccctttgctttattttagtGCGGTATGTACCTGTGGAGATCCCTCACCAAATCTGTGGTTGTCCAACAGAGGCACTGAGGCTCAAACCAGGAAAAGCTGTAGCTGTGATCACAATGAATGGTGAGTACGTGTATAACTTTTGTCCTGTttgaaaagtttatttttaataatagcAATCCCTTCTCAACAACTGCCACATGTTTATGATAGCTTTGTATAGGACATCTTAAAATTACTTAAGtaatgcattgtaaaaataataataaatataagtaAGTGTGTAATTCcctttttatatttgttttttaaggGAGACATGAGCTCAGCATGCCTGAGTTGGCATGTGAAGCGTGCAAAGTCACATGGACTGCTGGTGTTGACGGCATTCTTCACAGCGACTACTGGCCAGCTACCCTGAACTTTGCCACCATTTATGGAACTGATGTTTTTGCTTCATTTGAAGAAATGAAAATGGCAGCACCTGGATTGTCCTGTCAGGCATTTTTAAAAATGTTGGATCAGAGAACTGTCCGCTTTGGACGTGTGAGTATTGAAGTTAGctgtcctttttttatttatttgtatgctGCTTAAAAATCTCATTAGCTCttgatgtcttttttttttgagacAGACTGGGAAGATCTCAGCTGACACCTTCAGCAAAAGCTTTTTTGAGTGGGAGGCTGTAAAATATGAGATGGACAACATATGCAAGGAGGAGCCATTCACCTGTCCTGCCTGCAGCCCGGATATGCTTGCGGTTTCCGTGGATGGTAACCGCAAGCATTACCGCTTCAAGAATGCATCTAGGTACTATAAATTATTTATAATGTCAGTGTTTGAACTAATGACAAAAGTTCAGTCTCCTAATATGCACCAATTAACCCGTTTTATTTAGAGCTGAGGAACAGGCCATATTTGATGGCGTCTTCATCGCGAAGGATGACGACGTCACAAAATTTGTGAACTACATTCACACCACAACCAAGCATGTAATATTGCAGactataattatataaacatgAATACAATAATCTCCTATtcaagatattttttttttaggtaacCCTTTTGaccattttaaatgtttatattgtaggtgtCCGGAAGAGGCGTTTGTGGGGGGGAATGGTCGGCGGCTCGAGAGACCTCCCAGAAATCTGCCAGCAAGCTGGATGAAGAGGGACTGGAGCTTGCTGTGTGTCGGCATGGGGTGCTCCTATGTGCCCTCAATATGTTCAGGGGAGAAATCTTTGCATATCCCCTGTACATACAACAAAAGCTGGCCAACCTCACGCCGACCTTCTACTGCATGGATGTCACATGTAAATACTGGCCCTACCTCAACAAGGTTGCAAGAAGCTGCCCAGAGCTCCAGCATCTGCTCAGCATGAAGCCCTTCCTTTCAGTGTTCCATGCCAAAGCCCACGATTTCAAATGTGACGTAAGCAATCATTACCAAGTGAATCACTTTATGTGAATATCCACACTTTCACGTCAATATTTGACATGTCATAACATGCTTTGttttttatgcattttaaaCAGGTCAAATGGAGTGGTGCCTATCAAGAGGGGGCTGGATTGACACTaggggaggaggtagagcaggtcaATGCCTTCCTCTCTCGGATAGCAGTGACCACCAAACACATGtccaaagcaggtgaatggcTATAAAGTATGAACATGGGTACAAGAAATAAGCTGAAGTTAACACTAGATAACACCATCATTTTATGCTGCAGGACGCACAGACATGCTCACCCTCTTGGCCATGCGCTGGAATCAGCAAAAGACTGACAACTTGGCCACCTCACTGTCCCGCAGATATCTGAGGGTAttaacatctttttttttaagttttgttAGCAGATATTGAGAACACTGAATTTacttaattatttttatttactctAATTATTTTGTCATTTGTAGACCACAAAAGCTCTGGATGCCCAAAAGCGGAACATGGAGTCCATGAAGACCGAATTGGACGTCACGGAGAGCCAGATGGGGGACTGGGTCAGTGACGTTAAGGATTGGGCAGACGGTGAGGAAATTATAACAGTTTTGTAAGCACAGAGTTTCAGACTCTTGGCGATAAAATCCTTTAACATTCTACCCAGTCTTTATGAAGTATTCATTCAAATTAAACCGTTATTAGAAGTCACTTAAAATGTAACACGCATTTCCTCTCTACAGCAACAACCATCAACACAAGTGATGTTGCCGCCTTGGCCAGCAGGGTCGAGGTGCTGGTTGCCAGCATCAAGAGACGGTCGCAGCGTCTCTACAAAGACTGCGACAGCAACAAAGGTCGTGCCAGGATCCGCCGCAAGATCCGGGACGAGAGGGGGTTCCTGAGTTCTGTGGTGGAGAAGTACAACAGAATGGTTCCCACAACAGAAACCCTGTGCTTTGAAAACATTCTGTCTGGAGAGACAGCTTGGCCATGGCAGCTACCACACAGTGGTAGGTTCACCAGTTGCtagtttgaatgttaaataCTTCCAGCAAATTTGGCACACCTATAATGCCTCTAATCGATCTCCATCCAACTTCTTcgttgaataataataataataactagaactgcaagcagttatgcaggggtccaagaagtgtgcatttcgccggcacaacgcgacaagaaatgtgcatttcgccggaacaacgcgaagcatgtgttcaaaatgctaccctgaacctgtggatacaaaggatttgactgtggtaggagtagcgagaagtcagtgtagcgttttcgcggcgagattttgtcgaagatatacaatttcctcgtttattgcgccccctaatggcgaaattttccgtaatttttatcgaacatcattaaggttagcaccaacatgtgtgtacaatttggactcgatccgatgtctaattctggattttttttgggatttttgattttccacgtctaatttagctaataaacaaatattcaaaactgtaccgtttcgtcgtcaaaggtcggatcaaaaaactgtctaagatttctttgcgtgtgcgtctgaagatgccgtgtgcaaagtttggtgttgattggtcaagaaatgtgggaggagtagcgaaaatacagttttgcggttttcgcgatttagcgaaaaatattcatagacgcaaatgggcgtggcctaggccaaaagatgcagcagactccagtgcatctgtgtgtacaagttattggactctgggaggttcggtgtgggagttatagccccaaacgcgtattccttggtatagcgccacctagtggccagcatgtctggattttgtcgtctgcctagaactcacggacctggatctagtcatgcaattcgcgtgtcggcaccatttacggtttgggctgtggtaccacttctagggggaaataataataataggaaaaatccttacaaaaacaatagggatccaacctgttggcttggacccctaataaaaattcttacaaaaacaatagggatccaacctgttggcttggacccctaataaaaatccttacaaaaacaatagggatccaatctgttggcttggacccctaataacaagaagtgtgcatttcgccggcacaacgcgacaagaaatgtgcatttcgccggcacaacgcgaagcatgtgttcaaaatgctaccctgaacctgtggatacaaaggatttgactgtggtaggagtagcgagaagtcagtgtagcgttttcgcggcgagattttgtcgaagatatacaatttcctcgtttattgcgccccctaatggcgaaattttccgtaatttttatcgaacatcattaaggttagcaccaacatgtgtgtacaatttggactcgatccgatgtctaattctggattttttttgggatttttgattttccacgtctaatttagctaataaacaaatattcaaaactgtaccgtttcgtcgtcaaaggtcggatcaaaaaactgtctaagatttctttgcgtgtgcgtctgaagatgccgtgtgcaaagtttggtgttgattggtcaagaaatgtgggaggagtagcgaaaatacagttttgcggttttcgcgatttagcgaaaaatattcatagacgcaaatgggcgtggcctaggccaaaagatgcagcagactccagtgcatctgtgtgtacaagttattggactctgggaggttcggtgtgggagttatagccccaaacgcgtattccttggtatagcgccacctagtggccagcatgtctggattttgtcgtctgcctagaactcacggacctggatctagtcatgcaattcgcgtgtcggcaccatttacggtttgggctgtggtaccacttctagggggaaataataataataggaaaaatccttacaaaaacaatagggatccaacctgttggcttggacccctaataaattgtatttatactgcacttagCTGAATGCTCCTCTTTCATGAATATGagttaatgtttttttataaatgcTTTTCAGACTCTGTTGACCTTCAGACCAAGAGGAGAGCATTTGACCTGGTCATGGCAGGGAAAAGAATCCAGGAGGAGAAAATGATTCTTCAGAGGGAGATGAATCAGCACTGGAGGTCTCTGGGGAATCGTGCTGACTCCCTAAAAGAGCTGTCCTGCCATGTTTCAAGGGCTACAACCGAACGTATGTTTTTAACTTGTATCACATTTATGTACACATCAAAGACTGGTGATCATTTTACTAATACTGGCTTTCTCATAACATTCAAGATTCACCTTGGGGCCTTACTGAGGAAGGGTTGACTGGTCTACAGTGCATGATCAAGAAGAAACAGCACTTCATCACAAAAATGATGGCTAACGCGAGACACTGCTACCTACAAGTGTTGACTGCAGCAGAGGGAGCACAGATGATCCACTCCCAGGACACTTCTGATGAGTACTCGGACAATGAATCTGACATTTCGGATGATACATTTTAAAGAAGGGCTATGCTTTGATGTAAACCATTCCGTTGTAGTTCTGGTTGTATGATTAGGGTCGTTGCCCTGCTGGAAGGTGAACCGCCCCTCCAGCCTAAGGCCTTCTGCGGACTACAACAGGTGTTCTGCCCTGTATTTGGCTCCATCCATCTTCTCAATTCTGAGCAGCTTCCCTGTCTCTGCTGAAGAAAAGCACCCCCACTGCATGATGCTGCCACCACCATGTTTCAAGTCGGGGATGGTGTGTTGAGAGAGGGTGCAATGTTCTGCAGCTGTGACCTTCTACAGCTGTCTGTAAATTCTGAAGAGTAGGGGGTGAGCCTGTACATAAAAGCCTGGTGTCTGACATTTGAAGTGCTTTATCTGGAACAGCTTTTTGATTTCTGTTGTTTCGCAACcaaattatttttaattgttttcatACTCTATTTAACTGCCTTTTAAAACCTTTGTTAAATAActaataaatgtgtttttgccTAAATGTTGTCTGATCCTTTAACTTCCTTCAAGTGCACTAGAAAGCTTTTTCCAAAGCTGATTATTTGTTTTATGTCTTATAGAATTGTCTCCTCTGTGCCATCTCTTGTCTATGAATTTAATGAAAGACTTGgttcatatagcacttttcaaaaCAGTTATAAAGTAGGCTACTGAACAGATAAAAACGTTATCAATAAAAACCTGCAGAGACGATGAGCTCTATAGAATAATAGGCCCGGCCCGGAGGTGGTAAATCAGCGGGGCTGTCTCGAGGAAGGGTTGCCGGGAAAGAGTCACTGGAGGCGGGGTTGAGGGACGGAGCCCGGGACCCGGCCTGGAGGTGGCCAATCAGCTGGGTTCTGGATGAAGCGCGGCCGAGTTAGAATGAGAAGTGG comes from Gadus macrocephalus chromosome 2, ASM3116895v1 and encodes:
- the LOC132451121 gene encoding uncharacterized protein LOC132451121, with amino-acid sequence MDLCQCVRYVPVEIPHQICGCPTEALRLKPGKAVAVITMNGRHELSMPELACEACKVTWTAGVDGILHSDYWPATLNFATIYGTDVFASFEEMKMAAPGLSCQAFLKMLDQRTVRFGRTGKISADTFSKSFFEWEAVKYEMDNICKEEPFTCPACSPDMLAVSVDGNRKHYRFKNASRAEEQAIFDGVFIAKDDDVTKFVNYIHTTTKHVSGRGVCGGEWSAARETSQKSASKLDEEGLELAVCRHGVLLCALNMFRGEIFAYPLYIQQKLANLTPTFYCMDVTCKYWPYLNKVARSCPELQHLLSMKPFLSVFHAKAHDFKCDVKWSGAYQEGAGLTLGEEVEQVNAFLSRIAVTTKHMSKAGRTDMLTLLAMRWNQQKTDNLATSLSRRYLRTTKALDAQKRNMESMKTELDVTESQMGDWVSDVKDWADATTINTSDVAALASRVEVLVASIKRRSQRLYKDCDSNKGRARIRRKIRDERGFLSSVVEKYNRMVPTTETLCFENILSGETAWPWQLPHSDSVDLQTKRRAFDLVMAGKRIQEEKMILQREMNQHWRSLGNRADSLKELSCHVSRATTEHSPWGLTEEGLTGLQCMIKKKQHFITKMMANARHCYLQVLTAAEGAQMIHSQDTSDEYSDNESDISDDTF